A genomic segment from Pediococcus acidilactici encodes:
- the rplW gene encoding 50S ribosomal protein L23: MESRDIILRPVVTEASMALIDDKRYTFDVDPRATKTQVKKAIEEIFDVKVIKVNIMNVKGKLKRQGRYAGYTKKRRKAIVQLSEDSKEIQLFGEE, encoded by the coding sequence ATGGAATCACGTGATATTATTTTACGCCCAGTTGTTACCGAAGCATCCATGGCGTTGATTGACGACAAGCGTTACACGTTTGACGTAGATCCTCGTGCTACAAAGACTCAAGTTAAGAAAGCTATCGAAGAGATCTTTGATGTTAAGGTAATCAAGGTTAACATTATGAATGTTAAAGGTAAGTTGAAGCGCCAAGGCCGTTACGCTGGTTACACAAAGAAGCGTCGTAAGGCAATCGTTCAACTTTCAGAAGATTCAAAAGAAATCCAATTATTTGGTGAAGAATAA